A stretch of the Streptococcus oralis genome encodes the following:
- a CDS encoding DUF2568 domain-containing protein: MMRLIEGLRFLVEAVAILGLFSVSVTQISWLKKFLFFLLAVLLILFWARYMAPKSPHAFKKWHRLIAETSIFILVSGSFWHLYGLQIGILYLDLSFGSLGLLYYFQLE; the protein is encoded by the coding sequence ATGATGCGATTGATTGAAGGACTGCGCTTTTTGGTTGAGGCTGTGGCAATCCTTGGTCTTTTCTCCGTGTCTGTGACACAAATTTCTTGGCTAAAAAAATTCCTATTTTTTCTTCTAGCAGTTCTATTAATCTTATTTTGGGCGCGATATATGGCACCAAAATCTCCACATGCTTTTAAAAAATGGCATCGCCTCATTGCTGAGACATCGATTTTTATTTTAGTTAGTGGTAGTTTTTGGCATTTGTATGGATTGCAAATAGGAATCCTATACTTAGATCTGTCTTTTGGAAGTTTGGGTCTGCTTTATTATTTTCAGCTAGAGTGA
- a CDS encoding YiiX/YebB-like N1pC/P60 family cysteine hydrolase, giving the protein MLENGDLIFVKDLSDMGQAIQASTGNYSHVAIFLDGLIYHASGQAGVICQEPAEFFEPTHLYDLYVYPELEADLVKERAGKHLGAPYNASFYQDGPGFYCSQYIAEILPIFETIPMQFGDGEQEISDFWREYYKKLELPVPLNQPGSNPSQLAASPLLECKERNLHDSDF; this is encoded by the coding sequence ATGTTAGAAAATGGTGATTTGATTTTTGTGAAGGATCTTTCAGATATGGGGCAGGCCATCCAGGCTTCCACTGGGAACTATAGTCATGTAGCTATCTTTTTGGACGGATTGATCTATCATGCTAGTGGGCAAGCAGGTGTTATTTGTCAAGAACCAGCTGAATTTTTTGAACCGACTCATCTCTATGACCTTTATGTCTATCCAGAGCTGGAAGCTGACTTGGTAAAGGAAAGAGCTGGCAAACATTTAGGTGCACCCTATAATGCCTCTTTTTATCAAGATGGGCCTGGCTTTTACTGCTCCCAGTATATCGCGGAAATTCTTCCTATTTTTGAGACTATTCCGATGCAATTTGGGGACGGGGAGCAGGAGATTAGTGATTTTTGGAGAGAATACTACAAGAAACTCGAACTTCCAGTGCCTCTGAATCAACCAGGGAGCAATCCTAGTCAACTAGCAGCATCCCCCCTTTTAGAATGTAAAGAAAGGAATCTTCATGATTCAGATTTTTAA
- a CDS encoding DUF1803 domain-containing protein, with product MIQIFNPSRLTRQPFFIDLVDYLNQHDDVTLREIKARFPDVAVDKLMEEFIKAGLILRENKRYYLNLPFLESTDNLALDQEIFIREDSPVYQALLEKTFETELRNQTNAAILVEKSDFAREKMSLSNYFYKVKHQYPLTEKQQELYAILGDVNLEYALKYMTTFLLKFLKKDQLIQKRRDIFVESLVVLGYIVQNEEGKYELAVDFDKERLIFYLP from the coding sequence ATGATTCAGATTTTTAATCCCTCCCGTTTGACTCGGCAGCCATTTTTTATAGATTTGGTGGACTATCTGAACCAGCATGACGATGTGACTCTACGAGAAATCAAGGCTCGGTTTCCAGATGTTGCAGTTGATAAACTGATGGAAGAGTTTATCAAGGCAGGCTTGATCCTAAGGGAAAACAAACGCTATTATCTCAATCTCCCTTTTTTAGAATCTACGGATAATTTAGCCCTTGACCAAGAAATTTTTATCAGAGAGGACAGTCCAGTTTATCAAGCCTTGCTAGAGAAGACTTTTGAGACAGAATTGCGCAATCAAACCAATGCAGCTATCTTAGTTGAAAAGTCTGACTTTGCAAGAGAAAAGATGTCCCTGTCTAATTATTTCTACAAGGTCAAGCACCAATATCCTTTGACAGAAAAACAGCAGGAACTCTATGCCATTTTGGGAGATGTCAATCTTGAGTACGCCCTCAAGTATATGACGACCTTTTTACTGAAGTTTCTCAAAAAAGACCAGCTGATACAGAAACGCCGTGATATCTTCGTTGAGAGTCTAGTCGTCTTGGGCTATATTGTGCAAAACGAAGAAGGGAAGTATGAGTTGGCTGTTGATTTCGACAAGGAACGGTTGATTTTCTATTTACCTTAA
- a CDS encoding CsbD family protein, which yields MSLENKLDQATGAIKEGFGKVTGDSKTEAEGAVEKTVAKAKEVVEDAKGAVEGAVEGLKNSFKKED from the coding sequence ATGTCACTTGAAAATAAATTGGATCAAGCAACTGGTGCTATCAAAGAAGGATTTGGTAAAGTTACTGGTGATAGCAAGACAGAAGCAGAAGGTGCTGTAGAAAAAACAGTTGCCAAAGCAAAAGAAGTTGTTGAAGATGCTAAAGGTGCTGTAGAAGGTGCCGTTGAAGGTCTTAAAAATTCATTTAAGAAAGAAGACTAA
- a CDS encoding UDP-N-acetylmuramoyl-L-alanyl-D-glutamate--L-lysine ligase — translation MIKIETVLDILKKDGLFREIIDQGHYHYNYSEVVFDSISYDSRKVKEGTLFFAKGAAFKKEYLLSAISQGLAWYVAEKDYEVGIPVIIVNDIKKAMSLIAMEFYGNPQEKLKILAFTGTKGKTTAAYFAYHILSQRYPTALLSTMNTTLDGETFFKSSFSTPENIDLFDMMAQAVQNGRTHLVMEVSSQAYLVHRVYGLTFDVGVFLNITPDHIGPIEHPSFEDYFYHKRLLMENSRAVVINSDMDHFSVLKEQVEHQEHDFYGSQSSNQIENSKAFSFSATGKLAGDYDIQLIGHFNQENAVAAGLACLRLGASLEDIKKGIAATRVPGRMEVLTQKNSAKVFIDYAHNGDSLKKLINVVETHQTGKIALVLGSTGNKGESRRKDFGLLLDQHPEIQVFLTADDPNYEDPMAIAEEISSYISHPVEKIADREEAIKAAMAITNQELDAVIIAGKGADCYQIVQGKKEDYPGDAAIAERYL, via the coding sequence ATGATTAAGATTGAAACCGTATTAGATATTTTAAAGAAAGATGGCCTTTTTCGTGAGATTATTGATCAAGGACATTACCACTACAACTACAGTGAGGTTGTTTTTGATAGCATCAGTTACGACAGCAGAAAAGTAAAAGAAGGAACTCTTTTTTTTGCCAAAGGCGCTGCCTTTAAAAAAGAATACCTCCTTTCTGCTATAAGTCAAGGATTAGCTTGGTATGTCGCAGAAAAGGACTACGAAGTCGGTATCCCCGTCATCATTGTGAACGATATCAAAAAAGCCATGAGTTTGATTGCGATGGAATTTTACGGCAATCCACAAGAGAAACTCAAAATTCTCGCTTTCACAGGGACAAAAGGAAAGACAACAGCTGCTTACTTTGCTTACCACATCCTATCTCAACGCTATCCAACAGCTCTCTTGTCAACTATGAACACAACTCTGGATGGTGAGACCTTCTTTAAATCTTCCTTCTCAACACCTGAAAATATCGATCTTTTCGACATGATGGCTCAGGCTGTTCAGAATGGTCGAACCCATCTTGTAATGGAAGTTTCTAGCCAAGCCTATCTTGTTCATCGAGTATATGGTCTGACCTTTGATGTAGGTGTCTTTCTTAACATCACTCCTGACCATATCGGACCAATTGAACATCCAAGCTTTGAAGATTATTTCTACCACAAACGTCTCTTGATGGAAAATAGCCGAGCAGTTGTCATTAACAGCGATATGGATCACTTTTCTGTACTGAAAGAACAAGTTGAACATCAAGAGCATGACTTCTATGGTAGCCAGTCAAGTAACCAAATCGAGAATTCCAAAGCCTTTAGCTTTTCCGCTACAGGTAAACTCGCTGGTGATTATGATATCCAACTCATAGGTCACTTCAATCAAGAAAATGCAGTCGCTGCAGGACTTGCCTGCCTCCGTCTAGGCGCTAGTCTGGAAGATATCAAAAAAGGAATCGCTGCAACCCGCGTTCCTGGACGTATGGAAGTTCTCACTCAAAAAAATAGTGCCAAGGTCTTCATCGACTATGCCCACAACGGGGACAGTCTGAAAAAACTTATCAATGTAGTTGAAACTCATCAAACTGGAAAAATCGCTCTGGTTCTCGGTTCGACTGGAAACAAGGGGGAGAGTCGTCGCAAAGACTTTGGTCTCCTCCTCGATCAACATCCTGAGATTCAAGTCTTTCTCACAGCTGATGACCCCAACTATGAAGATCCAATGGCCATTGCTGAAGAAATCAGCAGCTACATCAGTCATCCTGTTGAAAAGATTGCCGATCGTGAAGAAGCCATCAAGGCGGCGATGGCCATCACAAATCAAGAACTCGATGCTGTGATTATTGCAGGCAAGGGAGCTGATTGTTATCAAATCGTCCAAGGAAAGAAAGAAGACTATCCTGGAGACGCAGCTATCGCAGAACGTTATCTATAA
- a CDS encoding putative polysaccharide biosynthesis protein, which translates to MSNENNHQQAQMLRGTAWLTASNFISRLLGAIYIIPWYIWMGTYAAKANGLFTMGYNIYAWFLLISTAGIPVAVAKQVAKYNTMREEEHSFALIRSFLSFMTGLGLVFALVLYLFSPWLADLSGVGKDLIPIMQSLAWAVLIFPSMSVIRGFFQGMNNLKPYAMSQIAEQVIRVIWMLMATFFIMKMGSGDYLSAVTQSTFAAFVGMVASFAVLIYFLAQEGLLKRVFETRDRINSKRLLVDTIKEAIPFILTGSAIQLFQILDQMTFINSMKWFTNYSNEDLVVMFSYFSANPNKITMILISVGVSIGSVGLPLLTENYVKGDLQAAARLVQDSLTMLFLFLLPATVGVVMVGEPLYTVFYGKPDSLAMGLFVFAVLQSTILGLYMVLSPMLQAMFRNRKAVLYFIYGSIAKIVLQLPTIAIFHSYGPLISTTIGLIIPNVLMYRDICQVTGARRKIILKRTILITILTLVMFILVGFLQWLLGFVFQPSGRFWSFLYVALIGGLGGGLYGLMSLRTRLLDKIIGKAQADRLRTRLKIS; encoded by the coding sequence ATGTCTAACGAAAACAATCACCAGCAGGCCCAGATGTTGCGAGGAACTGCTTGGCTAACAGCTAGTAACTTTATTAGTCGCCTCCTTGGTGCTATCTACATTATTCCCTGGTATATCTGGATGGGGACCTATGCTGCTAAGGCAAATGGACTCTTTACCATGGGCTACAATATTTACGCCTGGTTCTTGCTGATTTCGACAGCGGGTATCCCAGTTGCGGTCGCCAAACAAGTGGCTAAGTACAATACCATGCGAGAAGAAGAGCATAGCTTTGCCTTGATTCGGAGTTTCTTAAGCTTTATGACAGGCTTGGGCTTAGTCTTTGCCTTGGTCTTGTATCTCTTTTCTCCCTGGTTAGCAGATTTGTCAGGTGTGGGGAAAGACCTGATTCCCATCATGCAGAGCTTGGCTTGGGCGGTCTTGATTTTCCCATCTATGAGTGTCATTCGGGGCTTCTTCCAAGGGATGAACAATCTGAAACCCTATGCTATGAGTCAAATCGCCGAGCAGGTGATCCGTGTTATCTGGATGTTGATGGCAACCTTCTTCATTATGAAAATGGGTTCTGGTGACTACTTATCAGCCGTTACCCAATCGACCTTTGCGGCCTTTGTGGGGATGGTGGCGAGTTTTGCAGTTTTGATTTATTTCCTTGCCCAAGAAGGTTTACTCAAAAGAGTATTTGAAACACGGGATAGGATCAATAGTAAGCGACTCTTAGTCGATACGATCAAGGAAGCCATTCCCTTTATCCTGACAGGATCAGCCATCCAGCTCTTCCAGATTTTAGACCAGATGACCTTTATCAACAGTATGAAGTGGTTTACCAACTACAGTAATGAAGACTTGGTTGTCATGTTTTCTTATTTCTCTGCCAATCCTAATAAAATCACCATGATTTTAATCTCTGTAGGGGTTTCGATTGGGAGTGTCGGATTGCCGCTGTTGACGGAAAACTATGTAAAAGGCGACTTGCAGGCAGCGGCTCGCCTAGTCCAAGATAGCCTCACCATGCTCTTCTTATTTCTACTACCTGCAACAGTTGGAGTGGTCATGGTAGGGGAGCCTCTTTATACAGTCTTTTATGGTAAGCCAGATAGTCTGGCCATGGGTTTATTTGTCTTTGCAGTTTTGCAGTCTACTATCCTAGGTTTGTACATGGTCTTGTCTCCCATGCTTCAGGCCATGTTCCGAAACCGCAAGGCAGTTCTATACTTTATCTATGGTTCCATTGCTAAGATCGTCTTGCAATTGCCAACCATTGCTATTTTCCACAGCTACGGTCCCTTGATTTCAACGACTATCGGTTTGATTATTCCGAATGTCCTGATGTACCGAGATATCTGCCAGGTAACGGGTGCTCGTAGAAAGATTATCTTGAAACGGACTATTTTGATCACCATCTTGACTCTTGTCATGTTTATCCTAGTTGGCTTCTTGCAGTGGCTACTCGGTTTTGTCTTCCAACCAAGTGGACGTTTCTGGAGTTTCCTTTATGTGGCTCTCATCGGAGGGCTTGGAGGAGGCCTTTATGGCTTGATGAGCCTACGGACACGACTCTTAGACAAGATAATCGGCAAAGCTCAAGCAGACCGACTACGTACACGATTGAAAATATCGTAA
- a CDS encoding peptide ABC transporter substrate-binding protein, with amino-acid sequence MKKSKAKYLTLASVVLSAGILLSACGNSSSATKTYNYVYSNDPSSLNYLAENRATTNDIVTNLVDGLMENDQYGNYVPSLAEDWTVSQDGLTYTYKLRKDAKWYTYEGEEYAPVTAQDFVTGLKYAADKKSEALYLVQDSVAGLDDYINGKTTDFSTVGVKAIDDQTVQYTLTRPEPYWNSKTTSTILFPVNADFLKSKGDDFGKVDPSSILYSGPFLMKSFVSKSVIEYKKNPNYWDAKNVFVDDVKLTYYDGSDQDALARNFVEGVYSYALLYPNSSSFEGIKEKNKDNIIYSMQNATSYYLNFNLDRKSYNFTSKSSDIEKKSTQEAVLNKNFRQAFNYAYNRTAYGAQSQGEEGATKIIRNLVVPPTFVSINGKDFGDVVSEKMVNYGQEWQGINFADAQDPYYNPDKAKAKFAEAKKELEAKGVQFPIHLDVTVDQSAKKGVLEASSLKQSIESVLGAENVVIDIQQLSTDDFDNSSYLAQTASQKDFDIYNGGWSADYLDPSSYLDILNVNNGGMLQNLGLEPGEVNDKAKAVGLDTYTQMLEEANKEQEPAKRYEKYAEVQAWLVDSALAIPNVSQGGTPGLRKTVPFSAPFSQAGNKGVESYKYLKLQDKTVTADEYEKAKEKWLKEKEESNKKAQEELAKHVK; translated from the coding sequence ATGAAAAAGTCTAAGGCCAAGTATCTGACACTTGCAAGTGTCGTGTTAAGCGCAGGTATCTTACTGAGCGCATGTGGAAATTCAAGTAGCGCTACTAAAACATATAACTATGTTTATTCGAACGATCCATCTAGTTTGAACTATCTTGCAGAAAACCGTGCAACAACCAATGACATCGTGACCAATTTGGTGGATGGGTTGATGGAAAATGACCAATACGGTAACTATGTTCCATCATTGGCAGAGGATTGGACTGTTTCTCAGGACGGTTTGACCTATACTTACAAATTGCGTAAGGATGCAAAATGGTATACTTATGAGGGTGAAGAATACGCCCCTGTAACGGCCCAAGACTTTGTGACAGGTTTGAAATATGCTGCTGATAAAAAATCCGAAGCCTTGTACCTGGTTCAAGACTCTGTAGCAGGTTTGGATGACTATATCAACGGGAAAACAACTGACTTTTCAACAGTCGGTGTTAAGGCTATTGATGACCAAACAGTTCAGTACACTTTGACACGTCCAGAACCTTATTGGAATTCTAAAACAACTTCAACCATTCTCTTCCCTGTCAATGCAGACTTCTTGAAATCAAAAGGGGATGATTTTGGTAAGGTAGATCCTTCTAGCATTTTGTACAGTGGACCTTTCTTGATGAAATCTTTTGTTTCAAAATCTGTTATCGAATACAAGAAAAATCCAAATTACTGGGATGCTAAAAATGTCTTTGTGGACGATGTGAAATTGACTTACTATGACGGTAGTGACCAGGATGCCCTAGCTCGTAACTTCGTAGAAGGAGTATACAGCTACGCACTTCTCTACCCAAATAGCTCAAGCTTTGAAGGCATTAAAGAGAAGAACAAGGATAACATCATCTATAGTATGCAAAACGCAACTTCTTATTACTTGAACTTCAACTTGGACAGAAAATCTTATAACTTCACTTCTAAATCCTCAGATATCGAAAAGAAATCAACCCAAGAAGCAGTTCTGAATAAAAACTTCCGTCAAGCCTTCAACTATGCTTATAACCGTACAGCCTATGGAGCACAATCTCAAGGGGAAGAAGGAGCAACAAAGATTATTCGTAACTTGGTTGTACCTCCTACGTTTGTAAGTATCAACGGAAAAGACTTTGGCGATGTTGTTTCAGAAAAGATGGTCAACTATGGCCAAGAATGGCAAGGAATCAACTTTGCAGATGCACAAGACCCATACTACAATCCTGATAAAGCTAAGGCTAAATTTGCAGAAGCCAAGAAAGAATTGGAAGCTAAGGGTGTGCAATTTCCAATCCACTTGGATGTAACAGTTGACCAATCAGCTAAAAAAGGTGTACTTGAAGCAAGCTCTTTGAAACAATCCATTGAATCTGTTCTAGGAGCTGAGAATGTGGTTATCGATATCCAACAATTATCAACAGATGACTTTGACAACTCTAGCTACCTAGCTCAAACCGCATCTCAAAAAGACTTTGATATCTATAATGGCGGTTGGAGTGCTGACTACTTGGACCCATCAAGCTATCTTGATATCTTAAATGTCAATAACGGTGGTATGTTGCAAAACCTTGGTCTAGAACCAGGTGAGGTCAATGACAAGGCTAAGGCAGTTGGTCTGGATACTTACACTCAAATGTTAGAAGAAGCGAACAAGGAGCAAGAACCAGCAAAACGTTATGAAAAATATGCTGAAGTTCAAGCCTGGCTCGTTGATAGCGCCCTTGCTATTCCAAATGTTTCCCAAGGTGGAACACCTGGCTTGAGAAAGACAGTTCCATTCTCAGCGCCATTCTCACAAGCAGGAAATAAGGGTGTCGAATCATACAAGTACCTCAAGTTGCAAGATAAGACTGTAACGGCTGATGAGTATGAAAAAGCGAAAGAAAAATGGCTAAAAGAAAAAGAAGAATCAAATAAAAAAGCCCAAGAAGAACTGGCAAAACACGTTAAATAA
- a CDS encoding cystathionine gamma-synthase: MSKELHINTILAQAGIKSDKATGALVTPLHFSTTYQHPEFGQSTGFDYTRTKNPTRSKAEEVLAAIESADYALATSSGMAAIVLAFSVFPVGSKVLAVRDLYGGSFRWFNQVEQEGRFHFTYANTEEELIAELEKDVDVLYIETPTNPLMLEFDIAKLAKLAHAKGAKVVVDNTFYSPIYQRPIEDGADIVLHSATKYLAGHNDVLAGVVVTNSLELYEQLFYNLNTTGAVLSPFDSYQLIRGLKTLPLRMERSTANAQEVVAFLKDSPAVKEVLYTGRGGMISFKVVNEKRIPHILNSLKVFSFAESLGGVESLITYPTTQTHADIPAEVRHSYGLTDDLLRLSIGIEDARDLIADLRQALEG, encoded by the coding sequence ATGAGCAAAGAACTACACATCAACACAATTTTGGCCCAGGCTGGGATCAAGTCGGATAAGGCGACAGGTGCCTTGGTGACACCGCTTCATTTTTCAACCACTTATCAGCATCCAGAGTTTGGCCAGTCTACTGGATTTGACTATACTCGGACTAAAAACCCAACTCGCAGTAAGGCGGAGGAAGTCTTGGCGGCAATCGAATCAGCAGACTATGCCCTAGCGACGAGTTCAGGTATGGCTGCGATTGTACTGGCCTTTAGTGTTTTTCCAGTAGGAAGTAAAGTCTTGGCTGTTCGTGACCTTTATGGGGGCTCTTTCCGTTGGTTTAACCAAGTTGAGCAGGAAGGCCGTTTCCATTTTACCTATGCCAATACAGAAGAAGAGCTGATTGCTGAGTTAGAGAAAGATGTGGATGTTCTCTATATCGAAACGCCAACCAATCCCTTGATGTTGGAATTTGATATTGCCAAACTAGCCAAACTAGCTCATGCCAAGGGTGCCAAGGTAGTGGTGGACAATACCTTCTACAGTCCGATTTACCAACGTCCGATTGAAGATGGTGCGGATATCGTTCTTCATTCAGCCACCAAGTATCTAGCAGGGCACAATGATGTCTTGGCTGGGGTAGTTGTGACTAATAGTTTAGAACTATATGAGCAACTGTTCTACAATTTGAATACGACTGGTGCGGTCTTGTCACCATTTGATAGTTATCAGTTGATTCGCGGTCTTAAAACTCTACCTCTTCGTATGGAACGTTCTACAGCCAATGCCCAAGAAGTGGTTGCTTTTTTGAAGGATTCACCTGCTGTCAAGGAAGTGCTCTATACAGGACGTGGAGGCATGATTTCCTTTAAAGTAGTGAATGAAAAGCGTATTCCTCATATTTTGAATAGTCTCAAGGTCTTTTCATTTGCGGAAAGTTTAGGTGGGGTTGAGAGTCTCATCACCTATCCGACGACTCAAACCCATGCGGATATTCCGGCAGAAGTGCGCCATTCCTATGGCTTAACAGATGACCTCTTGCGTTTATCCATTGGGATTGAGGATGCTAGAGATTTGATTGCGGACTTGCGCCAAGCTTTGGAAGGATAA
- a CDS encoding MalY/PatB family protein yields the protein MGKYDFTSLPNRFGHHTYKWKEAEADREVLPAWIADMDFVVLPEVRQAVQAYADQLVYGYTYASDALIESVQDWEASQHGYHFDKDALVFIEGVVPAISTAIQAFTKEGEAVLINTPVYPPFARSVKLNHRRLITNPLVEKDGLFEIDFDQLEKQLVEENVKLYILCNPHNPGGRVWEKEVLEKIGHLCQKHGVLLVSDEIHQDLALFGHKHQSFNTIDPAFKDFALILSSATKTFNIAGTKNSYAVIENPKLRVAFQKRQLANNQHEISGLGYLATEAAYRYGKDWLGELKEVIEDHIYYVVDVLGNETKIKVMKPQGTYLIWLDFSAYDLTDDRLQELLKNEAKVILNRGLDFGEEGTLHARLNVAMPKTLLEEVCQRIVTTFDTL from the coding sequence ATGGGAAAATATGATTTTACAAGCCTGCCCAATCGTTTTGGGCATCATACCTATAAATGGAAAGAAGCGGAAGCTGACCGAGAAGTTCTACCAGCCTGGATAGCAGATATGGACTTTGTGGTTTTGCCTGAGGTTCGACAAGCTGTACAAGCCTACGCAGACCAGTTGGTCTATGGCTATACTTATGCAAGCGACGCTTTGATTGAGTCGGTTCAGGACTGGGAAGCCAGCCAACACGGTTATCACTTTGACAAGGATGCCCTCGTCTTTATCGAGGGGGTGGTACCAGCTATTTCAACAGCTATTCAAGCCTTTACAAAAGAGGGGGAAGCTGTTCTAATTAACACACCGGTCTATCCACCTTTTGCTCGCAGTGTCAAACTCAACCATCGCCGATTGATTACCAATCCTTTGGTGGAAAAGGATGGTCTGTTTGAGATTGACTTTGACCAGTTGGAGAAGCAATTGGTGGAAGAGAATGTGAAGCTTTATATCCTCTGCAATCCTCATAATCCTGGGGGACGTGTTTGGGAAAAGGAAGTGTTAGAAAAGATTGGTCATCTCTGCCAAAAACATGGTGTATTGCTGGTTTCGGATGAGATTCACCAAGATTTGGCCCTCTTTGGTCACAAACACCAGTCATTCAACACCATTGATCCTGCTTTCAAAGACTTTGCCCTCATCTTGAGCAGTGCCACTAAGACCTTTAATATTGCTGGGACCAAGAATTCCTATGCAGTTATTGAAAATCCAAAGCTTCGTGTGGCTTTCCAAAAACGCCAGTTGGCCAATAACCAACATGAAATCTCAGGCTTGGGGTATTTGGCGACAGAAGCTGCCTACCGTTATGGCAAGGACTGGTTAGGAGAGTTGAAAGAAGTCATTGAGGACCACATTTACTATGTAGTGGATGTTTTGGGCAACGAAACCAAGATTAAGGTCATGAAACCGCAAGGGACCTACTTGATCTGGCTTGATTTTTCAGCCTATGACCTAACGGATGATCGCTTGCAAGAGCTTTTGAAGAATGAAGCCAAGGTCATCTTGAACAGAGGTTTGGACTTTGGGGAGGAGGGAACTCTTCATGCCCGCCTCAATGTTGCTATGCCTAAAACACTTTTGGAAGAAGTTTGCCAACGCATCGTGACCACTTTTGATACACTTTAA